From Salmo salar unplaced genomic scaffold, Ssal_v3.1, whole genome shotgun sequence, a single genomic window includes:
- the LOC123733068 gene encoding gastrula zinc finger protein XlCGF7.1-like: protein MSSPSYCPPAKKEVCWKEKEGIWLNVVVKEENEEEDVTVNEEVEGEAVTEKEEEENDYTFFGVNEGEITVILKEEEREEEETEDLSNTRERPDSPSDSRKSPSGKPDPETSKPAGRHHCSQCGKSFTQLGSLRIHKRIHTGEKPYHCSQCGMTFTQLGSLQNHERGHTGEKLFQCSQCGKSFGQVGNLNKHERTHTGKKMYRCSQCGERFTRLRYLKEHERIHTNTQEETYHCSHCGKTFSQSENLKTHERIERLCSDLCF, encoded by the exons atgagctcaCCAAGCTACTGCCCTCCTGCTAAAAAAGAGGTCTGCTGGAAGGAGAAAGAAGGTATTTGGctgaacgttgtcgtgaaagaggagaatgaagaggaggatgtcacagtaaatgaagaagtagagggagaggctgttacagagaaagaagaggaagaaaacGATTATACTTTTTTTGGAGTGAATGAAGGAGAGATAACTGTCAttttgaaggaggaggagagggaagaagaggagacagaagatCTGAGTAACACCA gagagagaccagactctccTTCTGACAGCAGGAAGAGTCCTTCAGGGAAACCAGATCCCGAGACGTCCAAACCAGCAGGCCGacatcactgctcccagtgtggaaagagttttactcagttagggagcctgagaatacataagagaatacacactggagagaagccttaccactgttccCAATGTGGAATGACGTTTACCCAGTTAGGGAGCCTGCAAAACCATGAGAGGGGACACACAGGGGAAAAgcttttccaatgttcccagtgtggaaagagttttggcCAGGTAGGAAACCTGAAcaagcatgagaggacacacacaggtaagAAGATGTAccgctgctcccagtgtggagagAGATTTACCCGGTTAAGGTACCTGAAAGAGCATGAAagaatacacacaaatacacaggaggagacataccactgctctcattgtggaaagacattttcccagtcagagaacctgaaaacacatgagagaatcgagaggctgtgttctgacttgtgtttttga